In Acidobacteriota bacterium, the following proteins share a genomic window:
- a CDS encoding zinc ABC transporter substrate-binding protein: MVHRTAVVLLLPALLLACAPRVERPDGRLRVVVSILPQADFVRAVGGGRVDVTVMVGPGQSHETYEPTPRQVAELTRATVYFTVGIPLETNLVRRLAESNPGLRIEDISRAVERIPGPACHGEHHPGEHDHPVDTADFHTWMSPRNVKAMCRAIRDTLVRLDPGHRAEYEANFRRYEGQLDDLDRRIAAILAPIRGGVLFVYHPAFGYFCRDYGLRQEAVETEGKEPSSARLARLVDEARARGVRVIFVQPQFAARSAEALASAIGGAVVAIDPLPENYLREMETMARTIEQHLSAER; encoded by the coding sequence ATGGTGCACAGAACCGCTGTCGTCCTCCTCCTCCCCGCTCTCCTCCTGGCCTGCGCCCCCCGGGTCGAACGGCCCGACGGCCGTCTGCGGGTGGTGGTCAGCATCCTTCCCCAGGCGGACTTCGTCCGGGCCGTCGGCGGCGGTCGGGTGGACGTCACCGTGATGGTCGGCCCGGGGCAGTCCCACGAGACCTACGAACCGACGCCTCGCCAGGTCGCGGAACTCACCCGGGCGACCGTGTACTTCACCGTCGGCATCCCCCTGGAGACGAACCTGGTTCGACGGTTGGCGGAGTCGAACCCGGGCCTCCGGATCGAGGACATCTCCCGCGCCGTCGAACGGATCCCGGGACCGGCCTGCCACGGGGAGCACCACCCCGGCGAACACGACCACCCCGTGGACACGGCGGACTTCCACACCTGGATGAGCCCGCGGAACGTCAAGGCGATGTGCAGGGCCATCCGCGACACGCTCGTGAGGCTCGACCCCGGCCACCGGGCGGAGTACGAGGCGAACTTCCGGCGCTACGAGGGGCAGCTCGATGACCTTGACCGGCGGATCGCCGCCATCCTGGCCCCGATCCGGGGGGGGGTGCTCTTCGTGTACCACCCGGCGTTCGGGTATTTCTGCAGGGATTATGGCCTTCGCCAGGAGGCGGTGGAGACGGAGGGGAAGGAACCCAGCTCCGCCCGGTTGGCCCGGCTGGTGGACGAGGCGAGGGCCAGAGGGGTTCGCGTGATCTTCGTCCAGCCCCAGTTCGCGGCCCGGAGCGCCGAGGCCCTGGCCTCCGCCATCGGCGGGGCGGTGGTCGCCATCGATCCCCTGCCGGAGAACTACCTGCGGGAGATGGAAACCATGGCCCGGACCATCGAACAGCACCTGTCGGCCGAACGGTGA
- a CDS encoding ABC transporter ATP-binding protein, with the protein MTASDPRIAVAVEGLSFSYGRHRVIESADFRIEAGDFVCVIGPNGGGKTTLLKLFLGLLTPNSGRIEIFGLPPRAARPRIGYVPQNARLDPLFPITVQEVVLMGRLGKGSLFGPYGRKDREAAAKALGDVGLGDLGGRPYSALSGGQQQRVLIARALASGPDLLMLDEPTANLDRRVETEFTGLLREINRRMTVVMVSHDLGFVAPVARKALCVNRRLHMHPTAHITGEVIRDLYGGDVHVVQHHRDYTPEFEREGKDGCPHS; encoded by the coding sequence GTGACGGCCTCGGACCCCCGGATCGCTGTCGCCGTCGAGGGACTCTCCTTCTCCTACGGGAGACACCGGGTCATCGAGTCCGCCGACTTCCGCATCGAGGCCGGGGATTTCGTCTGTGTCATCGGCCCCAACGGCGGGGGGAAGACCACGCTGCTCAAGCTCTTCCTCGGGCTTCTGACGCCGAATTCGGGCCGGATCGAGATCTTCGGCCTTCCCCCGCGGGCCGCGCGGCCCCGGATCGGGTACGTTCCGCAGAACGCCCGGCTGGACCCTCTTTTCCCCATCACCGTCCAGGAGGTCGTTCTCATGGGCCGGCTCGGAAAGGGGTCGCTGTTCGGCCCCTATGGACGGAAGGACCGGGAGGCCGCGGCGAAGGCCCTGGGGGACGTCGGCCTGGGGGACCTGGGGGGCCGGCCTTACTCGGCGCTCTCCGGGGGGCAGCAGCAGCGGGTCCTCATCGCCCGGGCCCTGGCTTCGGGGCCCGACCTCCTGATGCTGGACGAGCCGACCGCGAACCTGGACCGCCGGGTGGAGACGGAATTCACCGGCCTGCTGCGGGAGATCAACCGTCGCATGACGGTGGTGATGGTCTCCCACGACCTCGGTTTCGTGGCGCCGGTGGCACGCAAGGCCTTGTGCGTGAATCGCCGGCTTCACATGCACCCGACGGCCCACATCACGGGCGAGGTCATCCGCGACCTTTACGGGGGCGATGTCCACGTGGTGCAGCACCATCGCGACTACACCCCCGAGTTCGAACGGGAAGGGAAAGACGGATGTCCGCATTCCTAG